In Bacteroidales bacterium, one DNA window encodes the following:
- the sufC gene encoding Fe-S cluster assembly ATPase SufC codes for MLSIRDLKVSINGKEILKGINLEVKKGEVHAIMGPNGTGKSTLAAVIAGRDVFEVTSGQVLYDGKDLLDWPVEQRASEGIFLGFQYPVEIPGVSIVNFMRTAINEQRKYKGQDPIPAKEFLAQMEAAKKMLEMQTSLTNRSVNEGFSGGEKKKNEIFQLAMLEPRLAILDETDSGLDIDALRVVANGVNKLRSKENAFMVITHYQRLLEYIIPDFVHVLYDGRIEKSGGKELAIELEEKGYDWIRKNI; via the coding sequence ATGCTAAGTATCAGGGATTTAAAAGTATCAATCAACGGTAAGGAAATTCTTAAAGGAATCAACCTTGAAGTAAAAAAAGGAGAGGTTCACGCCATCATGGGACCCAACGGCACCGGCAAAAGCACGCTTGCTGCTGTTATCGCAGGTCGCGATGTTTTTGAAGTAACCAGCGGACAGGTATTGTACGACGGCAAAGACCTCCTCGATTGGCCTGTGGAGCAGCGGGCGTCTGAGGGAATTTTTCTCGGCTTCCAGTATCCTGTAGAAATACCAGGCGTTAGCATCGTTAATTTTATGCGAACCGCTATCAACGAACAACGAAAGTACAAAGGGCAGGACCCGATTCCTGCAAAGGAGTTTCTGGCTCAAATGGAAGCAGCCAAGAAAATGCTTGAAATGCAAACCAGCCTTACGAACCGGTCGGTAAATGAAGGTTTCTCGGGTGGAGAAAAGAAAAAAAATGAAATTTTCCAATTGGCAATGCTTGAACCGCGGCTGGCAATTCTTGACGAAACCGATTCGGGCCTCGATATAGATGCATTGCGTGTTGTAGCCAATGGTGTAAACAAACTTCGCAGCAAAGAAAATGCCTTCATGGTGATAACCCACTATCAGCGCCTACTTGAATATATCATTCCGGATTTTGTGCATGTGCTGTATGATGGACGTATTGAAAAATCGGGTGGGAAAGAACTGGCCATTGAATTGGAAGAAAAAGGATATGATTGGATCAGAAAAAACATTTAA
- a CDS encoding IPExxxVDY family protein translates to MAKKHRLQVANGDEYSVIGIATQLKDFKMCFFLNQALGTRLVRDGEMQVSNSGNQTSAFPFFRYFDAPNKINWYFVANRNHEQQLMISELKQLSYFLINDGIPPFMSLDDFIASVSKINNVQLAHEILPQRYKELVFILQDLEMHVLELDRSNKP, encoded by the coding sequence ATGGCTAAGAAGCATCGGCTCCAGGTCGCTAATGGTGATGAATATTCCGTTATTGGAATTGCAACACAGCTGAAGGATTTTAAGATGTGCTTTTTCCTGAACCAGGCTCTGGGAACCAGGCTTGTAAGGGATGGGGAAATGCAGGTAAGTAATTCGGGTAACCAGACATCAGCTTTTCCATTTTTCCGATATTTTGATGCGCCCAACAAAATCAACTGGTACTTTGTGGCTAACAGGAACCATGAGCAACAATTAATGATCAGCGAGCTAAAACAACTAAGCTATTTTCTGATTAACGATGGCATTCCACCCTTCATGAGCCTGGATGATTTTATTGCTTCTGTGAGTAAAATCAATAACGTCCAGCTTGCACATGAAATCTTACCTCAACGTTATAAAGAACTGGTTTTTATACTGCAGGATCTTGAGATGCATGTTCTTGAACTTGATAGAAGCAACAAGCCCTGA
- a CDS encoding acyl carrier protein, whose protein sequence is MSEIAAKVKAIIVDKLGVDESEVTPEASFTNDLGADSLDTVELIMEFEKEFNMAIPDEQAEKIGTVGEAIAYIENIVK, encoded by the coding sequence ATGTCAGAAATTGCAGCAAAAGTAAAAGCTATCATCGTTGATAAGCTTGGAGTTGACGAAAGTGAAGTAACACCTGAAGCAAGCTTCACCAACGATCTGGGTGCAGACTCTCTCGACACCGTTGAACTCATCATGGAGTTCGAAAAAGAATTCAACATGGCCATTCCCGATGAGCAAGCCGAAAAAATTGGCACCGTTGGCGAAGCCATCGCTTACATTGAAAACATTGTTAAGTAA
- the sufB gene encoding Fe-S cluster assembly protein SufB, which yields MTNNQQNILEEVTSQDYKYGFFTDLDMDVFPKGLSEDTVRAISAKKNEPAFMLEFRLKAYRKWLEMKEPTWAHIKYPIINYQDIIYYAAPKKKPELESLDQVDPELIETFNKLGISLDEQKRLSGVAVDAVIDSVSVKTTFSDTLSKHGIIFCSFSEAVQKHPELVQKYMATVVPHDDNYFAALNSAVFSDGSFCYIPKGVRCPMELSTYFRINAANTGQFERTLIIAEEGSYVSYMEGCTAPSRSENQLHAAIVEIIALKDAEVKYSTVQNWYPGNKKGEGGVYNFVTKRGICKGNNSKISWTQVETGSAITWKYPSVVLMGDNSIGEFYSVAVTNHHQQADTGTKMIHLGKNTRSTIISKGISAGVSNNSYRGLVKVIKRAVNSRNFTQCDSLLLGDKCGAHTFPYIHNENASSIVEHEATTSKISEDQLFYCKQRGIDTENAIALIVNGYAKEVLKHLPMEFAVEAQKLLAVSLEGSVG from the coding sequence ATGACAAATAATCAGCAAAACATATTGGAAGAGGTTACCAGCCAGGATTACAAGTATGGCTTTTTTACCGACCTCGACATGGATGTATTCCCCAAAGGGCTGAGTGAGGATACCGTACGGGCAATCTCTGCAAAAAAGAATGAACCGGCATTTATGCTCGAATTCCGCCTGAAAGCCTACCGGAAATGGCTGGAAATGAAAGAACCCACATGGGCACATATCAAATATCCGATTATCAATTACCAGGATATTATTTACTATGCCGCTCCCAAAAAGAAACCGGAACTAGAAAGCCTTGACCAGGTTGACCCGGAGTTGATTGAAACCTTCAATAAACTTGGAATTTCTCTGGACGAGCAAAAGCGCCTCTCTGGAGTAGCCGTAGATGCGGTGATTGACAGCGTTTCAGTAAAAACTACTTTCAGCGACACATTATCAAAGCACGGTATTATATTCTGCTCCTTCAGCGAGGCAGTGCAAAAACATCCGGAACTGGTTCAGAAATATATGGCCACAGTTGTCCCACACGATGATAATTACTTTGCCGCCCTTAACTCTGCCGTTTTCTCGGATGGCTCATTCTGTTACATTCCAAAAGGTGTTCGTTGTCCCATGGAACTTTCTACCTATTTCCGTATCAATGCTGCTAATACCGGCCAGTTTGAGCGTACCTTGATCATTGCCGAAGAAGGCAGTTACGTGAGTTACATGGAAGGTTGCACCGCACCTTCCCGTTCCGAAAACCAACTGCATGCTGCTATCGTTGAGATCATAGCCCTGAAAGATGCAGAGGTCAAGTATTCAACGGTTCAAAACTGGTATCCAGGCAACAAGAAAGGCGAAGGAGGGGTTTATAACTTTGTTACCAAGCGCGGCATCTGCAAAGGCAATAACTCTAAAATTTCCTGGACACAAGTTGAAACCGGTTCTGCCATTACATGGAAATACCCAAGTGTAGTATTGATGGGCGATAATTCGATCGGCGAGTTTTATTCAGTTGCGGTGACCAACCATCATCAACAAGCCGATACCGGCACCAAAATGATCCACCTGGGTAAGAACACGCGCAGCACTATTATTTCGAAAGGAATTTCTGCCGGCGTAAGCAACAACAGTTACCGTGGCCTCGTAAAAGTGATCAAGCGCGCTGTGAACTCAAGGAATTTTACCCAATGCGATTCGCTTTTGCTTGGCGATAAATGCGGGGCACATACATTTCCCTACATTCATAATGAAAACGCTTCTTCTATTGTAGAACACGAAGCCACAACATCTAAAATCTCGGAAGATCAGTTATTTTATTGCAAGCAACGTGGCATTGACACCGAAAATGCAATAGCGCTTATTGTGAATGGTTATGCCAAGGAAGTTCTCAAACACTTGCCTATGGAGTTCGCAGTGGAAGCACAGAAGTTGTTGGCTGTGAGCCTCGAAGGAAGTGTAGGCTAG
- the rnc gene encoding ribonuclease III, whose protein sequence is MLSTDRKLYFKLRNIFGFYPGNISLYQLAFRHKSLAIKQSNGARISNERLEFLGDTILDSIIADYLFKLFPFKDEGFLTKMKSKIVSRAHLNKLSAKLGIDNLIQCSQECGPHYKSMKGDAFEAFIGALYLDKGFDFTRKIVVDRIIRLHINMDELLSIDLNYKSKLLEWVQRERKILEFKVVQEVGSGYNKQYIVESLIDQTVYGHGQDFSIKAAEQQAAERALELITQKELEKN, encoded by the coding sequence ATTCTATCAACTGACAGAAAACTTTATTTCAAACTCAGAAATATTTTCGGGTTTTATCCCGGAAATATTTCGTTATACCAGTTGGCTTTCAGGCATAAGTCGCTGGCTATAAAACAAAGTAACGGCGCCAGGATTTCAAATGAGCGGCTCGAATTTCTTGGCGATACGATCCTGGATTCTATCATTGCCGATTACCTGTTTAAGCTATTCCCATTCAAGGATGAAGGCTTCCTTACAAAAATGAAGTCTAAAATAGTAAGTCGCGCACATCTGAACAAACTTTCGGCAAAGCTGGGAATTGATAATCTAATCCAATGTTCACAGGAATGTGGGCCGCATTACAAGTCAATGAAAGGGGATGCATTTGAAGCCTTCATCGGGGCGCTTTATCTCGATAAAGGCTTTGATTTCACTAGGAAGATCGTGGTAGACCGCATCATCCGCCTCCATATCAACATGGATGAATTGCTTTCAATTGACCTCAATTATAAAAGTAAGTTACTCGAATGGGTTCAGCGCGAAAGAAAAATACTTGAATTCAAGGTTGTTCAGGAAGTCGGAAGCGGTTACAACAAACAATATATCGTGGAGTCGCTGATTGACCAGACTGTTTATGGGCATGGTCAGGACTTCTCTATCAAGGCTGCCGAACAACAGGCTGCTGAAAGGGCGCTCGAACTGATTACTCAGAAAGAATTGGAAAAAAATTGA
- the fabF gene encoding beta-ketoacyl-ACP synthase II: protein MKLKRVVVTGLGALTPIGNNTHDYWNSLINGVSGADAITRFDASKHKTQFACELKGFDAADHFDRKEARKYDRYAQYGLVCSDEAIKDAGIDASEIDRDRVGVIWSSGIGGIDTFAEELINFAHGDGTPRFNPFFIPKMIADIAAGHISIRHGFMGPNFATVSACASSANAIVDAFYYIGLGKADAFVCGGSEASISPTGVGGFNAMHAISTRNDDPKTASRPFDKDRDGFVMGEGGGALILEELEHALKRGAKIYAEVAGAGLSADAYHITGPHPEGEGARKSMKYALLEAGFALNEVDHINTHGTSTPLGDISEPRAIVNLFGEDAYKISINSTKSMTGHLLGAAGAVEAIATILAVQNDIIPPTINHFTDDPDIDNRLDFTFHKAKKRVVNVALTNTFGFGGHNVSIVVKKFTR, encoded by the coding sequence ATGAAGTTAAAGCGAGTTGTAGTTACCGGCTTAGGCGCACTGACTCCAATAGGCAACAACACCCATGACTATTGGAATAGTTTGATTAATGGAGTCAGTGGCGCTGATGCTATTACACGTTTTGATGCCTCCAAACACAAAACACAGTTTGCCTGCGAGTTGAAAGGTTTTGATGCAGCCGATCATTTCGATCGCAAAGAAGCCCGGAAATATGACAGGTATGCCCAATACGGGCTGGTGTGCAGCGACGAGGCAATCAAAGACGCTGGCATTGATGCATCAGAGATTGACCGCGACAGGGTGGGGGTAATCTGGTCGAGCGGTATTGGTGGAATTGACACCTTCGCTGAAGAATTGATCAATTTCGCTCATGGCGATGGAACCCCGCGTTTTAACCCGTTTTTTATTCCTAAAATGATTGCTGATATTGCCGCAGGCCATATCTCAATCAGGCATGGGTTTATGGGTCCCAATTTCGCAACTGTCTCAGCCTGTGCTTCCTCAGCCAACGCTATTGTTGACGCCTTTTATTATATAGGGCTTGGCAAGGCCGATGCCTTTGTTTGCGGAGGCAGTGAAGCAAGTATAAGCCCAACCGGAGTAGGTGGTTTTAATGCCATGCATGCTATATCAACCCGTAATGACGATCCCAAAACTGCCTCGAGGCCGTTTGATAAGGACCGCGATGGATTTGTTATGGGCGAAGGCGGAGGAGCATTGATACTTGAAGAACTTGAACATGCCCTGAAGCGTGGAGCAAAAATTTATGCAGAAGTGGCCGGTGCAGGCCTTTCGGCCGATGCCTACCATATTACAGGCCCGCATCCCGAAGGCGAAGGCGCACGTAAATCAATGAAATATGCTTTGCTGGAAGCCGGCTTTGCATTGAATGAGGTTGATCATATCAATACGCATGGAACCAGCACACCTCTGGGAGATATTTCAGAACCCAGAGCCATTGTTAATTTGTTTGGAGAAGATGCTTACAAAATAAGCATTAACTCAACCAAATCAATGACTGGCCATTTACTTGGCGCCGCTGGAGCAGTTGAAGCAATTGCCACCATACTTGCGGTTCAGAATGATATTATTCCTCCAACAATCAATCATTTTACTGATGACCCTGATATTGACAACCGCCTTGATTTCACTTTCCATAAGGCGAAGAAAAGGGTTGTAAATGTGGCATTGACAAATACATTTGGGTTCGGAGGGCATAACGTAAGTATCGTTGTTAAGAAGTTTACACGTTAA